The following coding sequences lie in one Jonesia denitrificans DSM 20603 genomic window:
- a CDS encoding DUF1349 domain-containing protein, which translates to MTQISYPDNTIEHLDWSAGAWTHGPAATRVSPDGVLFAEAVEGSDAWRHTSYGFVHATEHALVAPFAPGTAMEVECGTPFTQQFDQAGIFVKVSEEQWVKAGIEFADGVPQIGAVVTNGKSDWSASPAPQWGSTRVTFRVSWTNNALTIRARREGTNWQLVRVLPFDARDHVTAGPFLCAPTRAGLEVPFYKWRITPPDESLH; encoded by the coding sequence GTGACCCAGATCTCATATCCCGACAACACGATCGAACACCTGGATTGGTCGGCGGGGGCGTGGACACACGGACCAGCGGCCACACGTGTGTCACCTGACGGGGTTTTGTTCGCGGAAGCGGTGGAGGGCAGTGACGCGTGGCGGCACACCTCCTACGGGTTCGTGCACGCCACAGAACACGCACTCGTTGCACCGTTTGCCCCAGGCACTGCGATGGAGGTGGAGTGTGGTACACCGTTCACCCAGCAGTTTGACCAGGCAGGGATCTTCGTCAAGGTGTCCGAGGAACAGTGGGTAAAGGCGGGGATCGAGTTCGCTGACGGGGTACCCCAGATCGGCGCGGTGGTGACCAACGGGAAGTCGGACTGGTCTGCGTCACCCGCACCCCAGTGGGGGTCAACTCGCGTGACATTCCGGGTGAGCTGGACCAATAATGCACTCACAATCCGGGCACGCCGTGAGGGCACCAACTGGCAGTTAGTGCGCGTCCTCCCGTTCGACGCACGCGACCATGTGACCGCAGGCCCGTTCCTGTGTGCACCTACCCGAGCCGGACTTGAAGTGCCGTTCTACAAGTGGCGGATAACCCCACCAGACGAGTCATTGCACTAA
- a CDS encoding TetR/AcrR family transcriptional regulator has protein sequence MIAVDTNNQPAMGTPRGQQAKTDIIRAAMELFGEVGFHGASLRDIAARAGMSHPGMLHHFPTKTALLQAVLERRDHEDATVVQAERDTGRTRLQAMIHLMERNSERRPIIELFTALAAEATSPAHPAHGYFLNRYDQLVTVVEDELVQHQQRGELREGVNPHSAARTIIAVMDGLQLQWLLTTADGSESQFSMADAFRAHLNSLLTCGLNCSPQP, from the coding sequence ATGATCGCCGTGGACACCAACAACCAACCCGCCATGGGAACCCCGCGAGGACAACAAGCCAAAACTGACATTATTCGCGCCGCCATGGAACTATTCGGCGAGGTCGGTTTCCATGGGGCATCACTGCGAGACATCGCCGCACGCGCAGGAATGTCCCACCCCGGAATGCTCCACCACTTTCCCACCAAAACAGCGCTCCTCCAAGCCGTCCTCGAACGCCGCGACCACGAAGACGCAACCGTGGTCCAAGCCGAACGCGACACCGGCCGCACCCGCCTACAAGCCATGATCCACCTCATGGAACGCAACAGTGAACGCCGCCCCATTATTGAACTGTTCACCGCGCTCGCAGCGGAAGCGACCTCACCAGCTCACCCGGCGCACGGGTACTTCCTCAACCGGTATGACCAACTTGTCACCGTTGTGGAAGACGAACTTGTGCAGCACCAACAACGTGGCGAACTCAGGGAAGGCGTTAACCCGCACAGCGCGGCACGCACCATCATTGCGGTCATGGATGGACTACAACTCCAATGGCTCCTCACCACCGCGGACGGAAGCGAATCGCAGTTCTCCATGGCTGATGCGTTCCGAGCGCACCTCAATTCGTTACTGACCTGCGGGCTAAACTGTTCCCCCCAACCCTGA
- the tal gene encoding transaldolase, translating to MTTASHTSTTAKLSAEGVSIWLDDLSRDHLRSGDLAHLVTERHVVGVTTNPTIFAQSVAGSDAYTDALRASAGHPAEDTAFALMVEDVAQACDVLHEVYERTQGEDGRVSIEVSPLLARNTQATIDQAIDLAQRVGKPGVMVKIPATNEGLPAITEVIAHGISVNATLIFSVERYRHVIDAYLAGLQAAHNAGRDLSTIRSVASLFVSRIDTEVNNRLTHLDDPRAQSLMGRVAIANARIAYDAFTTYASSPTMLELLDHGAHLQRPLWASTGVKDPQLRDTLYVEALVASSVVNTMPRATLNAFADHGEVRGNTIIRAYDDAYSTLEQLADLGVDLTDVTTVLEEQGVEKFTASWNELLHTIETQQATLTPNP from the coding sequence ATGACCACTGCATCGCACACCTCCACGACCGCGAAACTCAGTGCAGAAGGCGTCAGCATATGGCTTGACGATCTCTCACGCGATCACCTGAGAAGCGGTGACCTGGCCCACCTGGTCACGGAGCGTCACGTTGTCGGGGTGACCACCAACCCCACGATCTTCGCCCAGTCCGTGGCCGGAAGCGACGCATACACTGACGCGCTGCGCGCATCGGCAGGTCACCCCGCAGAGGACACCGCGTTCGCACTCATGGTCGAGGACGTCGCCCAGGCGTGCGACGTCCTTCACGAGGTGTATGAGCGCACACAAGGTGAAGACGGTCGAGTCTCCATTGAAGTGTCACCGCTGCTGGCCCGCAACACACAAGCAACCATTGACCAAGCCATCGACCTTGCACAACGCGTCGGTAAACCAGGGGTGATGGTGAAGATCCCCGCCACCAATGAAGGGCTCCCCGCGATCACCGAAGTGATCGCCCACGGCATCAGCGTCAACGCCACCCTCATCTTCTCCGTGGAACGCTACCGGCACGTCATCGACGCCTACCTGGCCGGACTCCAAGCAGCCCACAACGCAGGCCGCGACCTCAGCACAATCCGGTCAGTCGCATCGCTGTTTGTCTCCCGAATCGACACCGAAGTCAACAACCGCCTCACACACCTGGACGACCCACGCGCACAATCACTGATGGGACGAGTGGCAATCGCCAACGCACGCATCGCCTACGACGCATTCACCACCTACGCCTCCAGCCCCACCATGCTCGAACTCCTCGACCACGGCGCACACCTCCAACGGCCCCTGTGGGCATCAACAGGAGTCAAAGACCCACAACTGCGAGACACCCTCTACGTTGAAGCGCTCGTCGCCTCATCCGTGGTCAACACCATGCCCCGCGCCACCCTCAACGCATTCGCAGACCACGGCGAAGTGCGAGGAAACACCATTATCCGCGCCTACGACGACGCCTACTCCACACTCGAACAGCTCGCCGACCTCGGTGTCGACCTCACCGACGTCACCACCGTGCTCGAAGAACAAGGCGTGGAAAAATTCACCGCGTCCTGGAACGAACTCCTCCACACCATTGAGACACAACAAGCAACCCTCACCCCCAACCCATGA
- a CDS encoding redoxin domain-containing protein — protein MIGVGARPAQRVLRDTHGTPFAVGGVMPRPMCLVFLPFAFSPVCHREVGGLSDRFPAFSDAGVDLVFVTCDPLFSLKAWAEQNRFSGVFLSDFWPHGDLSRAFGVFDETDGFAHRGSFLLDGTGVVRWSTRVGRGESRDLDTHLDALDVVRPGSATFLP, from the coding sequence GTGATTGGTGTGGGGGCGCGCCCAGCCCAACGGGTGTTGCGCGATACTCATGGCACACCGTTTGCTGTGGGCGGTGTGATGCCACGGCCCATGTGCCTGGTGTTTCTCCCGTTCGCGTTCTCCCCGGTGTGTCACCGCGAGGTGGGCGGGCTCTCGGACCGTTTCCCTGCATTTTCCGATGCGGGAGTGGACTTGGTGTTCGTCACCTGCGACCCGCTGTTCTCGTTGAAAGCATGGGCGGAGCAGAACCGGTTTTCCGGAGTGTTCCTGTCAGACTTTTGGCCACACGGTGACCTGTCACGGGCCTTTGGTGTTTTTGACGAGACTGACGGGTTCGCGCATCGCGGCTCATTCCTGCTTGATGGCACAGGTGTTGTGCGGTGGTCCACACGTGTCGGTCGCGGCGAAAGCCGCGACCTTGACACGCACCTCGATGCGCTTGACGTGGTGAGACCTGGGTCAGCAACTTTTTTGCCGTAG
- a CDS encoding DUF3052 domain-containing protein yields MAATAGSSQIDRLGFAPGHIVQEYGWGEDVDDDLRLEIEELVGNELVDEDYDDVTDGVIVWWREDDGDLTDTLVDVQTVLDDGASIWLLTLKPGRDGHVPHSDIEEAASTAGLHPMSTLSIAEDWSATKLAHRGRGR; encoded by the coding sequence GTGGCAGCGACTGCTGGTTCCTCCCAGATTGATCGTCTGGGTTTCGCCCCTGGGCACATTGTCCAAGAGTACGGTTGGGGTGAGGATGTCGATGATGACCTCCGCCTAGAGATTGAGGAACTCGTTGGTAATGAACTTGTTGATGAGGACTACGACGACGTCACTGATGGTGTGATCGTGTGGTGGCGTGAGGATGACGGTGACCTCACTGACACTCTCGTGGACGTTCAAACGGTTCTTGACGATGGTGCATCGATTTGGTTGTTGACATTAAAACCTGGCCGTGATGGTCATGTTCCGCACTCAGACATCGAAGAAGCCGCGTCGACTGCTGGCTTGCACCCGATGTCGACGTTGTCAATTGCTGAGGATTGGTCGGCAACGAAGCTCGCGCACCGTGGTCGTGGGCGCTGA
- the aceE gene encoding pyruvate dehydrogenase (acetyl-transferring), homodimeric type yields MAANEQTGPLINGLLSQVPDIDPTETGEWIESLDGLIDEAGGPRARYILLNLLKRARERNVAIPTSINTPYVNTIGVHEEPYFPGDEVMERKYRSWVRWNAAVLVTRAQRPEISVGGHISSYASVATLYEVGLNHFFRGKDHPGGGDQIFFQGHASPGVYARAFLEGRLSAERLDGFRQEHSLGAGNGLPSYPHPRQMPEFWEFPTVSMGLGPAEAIYQAWTNKYLHNRGIKDTSQQDVWAFLGDGEMDEPESRGMIQLATQQQLDNLTFVVNCNLQRLDGPVRGNGKIIQELEAQFKGAGWNVIKVVWGREWDTLLNADKDRALVNLMNTTPDGDYQTYKANDGAFVREHFFGRDPRTKKLVENMSDDEIWALKRGGHDYRKLFAAYAAARSHTGQPTVILAKTIKGYGLGSGFAGRNATHQKKKVGLEELKTLRDTLHIPITDEQLEANPYLPPYYHPGMDDPAIEYMLDRRRQLGGFVPERRNKHVAVSLPGDKAYEVLAKGSGKQEVASTMAFVRLLKELMKDKEFGHRVVPIIPDEARTFGLDAIFPTAKIFNTLGQNYLAVDRDLMLSYKESESGQIMHTGINEAGSAAAFQTVGTSYATHGEPLVPFYIFYSMFGFQRTGDQFWAAGDQLTRGFIIGATAGRTTLTGEGTQHADGHSPLLAGTNTAVVQYDPAYGYEIRHIVRDGLKRMYDESDPRDPNIMYYLTVYNEPMPQPAEPDNVDVDGILRGIHRVSVGQGDGPRVQLLASGVGVPWALEAQELLANDWGVAADVWSVTSWNELRRDGLAADQHNFLHPDQEPREAYLTQKLKDAQGPFIATSDYDHLVQDQVRTWIPGDYAVLGADGFGFSDTRAAARRYFKIDGPSVVVRALQELARRGEVSRDLQAQAITKYDLHNVAAGTSGSVGGDA; encoded by the coding sequence GTGGCCGCGAACGAGCAAACCGGGCCCCTGATCAACGGCCTGTTGAGTCAGGTGCCGGACATCGACCCGACGGAAACCGGCGAGTGGATCGAATCGCTGGACGGACTCATTGATGAGGCGGGCGGTCCACGTGCCCGCTACATCCTCCTTAACCTTCTGAAACGAGCGCGGGAACGCAACGTCGCAATCCCCACCTCAATCAACACCCCCTACGTCAACACCATCGGTGTCCACGAGGAACCCTACTTCCCCGGTGACGAGGTCATGGAACGCAAATACCGTTCCTGGGTGCGGTGGAACGCCGCAGTCCTGGTCACCCGCGCTCAGCGACCAGAGATCTCCGTCGGGGGGCACATCTCCTCCTACGCTTCCGTGGCAACCCTGTATGAAGTCGGGTTGAACCACTTCTTCCGCGGAAAAGACCACCCCGGCGGTGGGGACCAAATCTTCTTCCAAGGCCACGCCTCCCCCGGCGTCTACGCACGCGCCTTCCTGGAAGGACGACTCAGCGCAGAACGCCTCGACGGGTTCCGTCAAGAGCACTCACTGGGCGCTGGAAACGGGCTCCCCTCCTACCCGCACCCACGGCAGATGCCTGAGTTCTGGGAATTCCCCACCGTCTCTATGGGGCTTGGACCAGCAGAAGCGATCTACCAGGCGTGGACAAACAAGTACCTGCACAACCGCGGAATCAAAGACACCTCCCAGCAAGACGTGTGGGCATTCCTCGGTGACGGCGAAATGGACGAGCCCGAATCACGCGGCATGATCCAACTCGCAACACAACAGCAACTCGACAACCTCACCTTCGTTGTCAACTGCAACCTTCAACGCCTTGACGGCCCAGTGCGTGGAAACGGCAAAATCATCCAAGAACTGGAAGCACAGTTCAAGGGTGCAGGCTGGAACGTTATCAAGGTCGTGTGGGGCCGTGAATGGGACACCCTCCTCAACGCTGATAAGGACCGCGCCCTTGTCAACCTGATGAACACCACCCCTGACGGTGACTACCAGACCTACAAAGCCAACGACGGTGCCTTCGTTCGTGAGCACTTCTTTGGTCGCGACCCACGCACCAAAAAGCTTGTGGAAAACATGAGCGACGACGAAATTTGGGCACTCAAGCGTGGTGGTCACGACTACCGCAAACTGTTCGCAGCGTACGCGGCAGCACGCTCCCACACCGGTCAGCCCACCGTTATCCTCGCCAAAACCATCAAGGGCTACGGGCTTGGCTCAGGTTTCGCCGGGCGCAACGCCACCCACCAGAAGAAAAAGGTGGGCCTGGAAGAGTTGAAGACCCTACGCGACACCCTGCACATCCCCATCACTGATGAGCAGCTGGAAGCCAACCCGTACCTTCCTCCGTACTACCACCCAGGGATGGATGACCCAGCTATCGAGTACATGCTCGACCGGCGCCGCCAACTCGGTGGGTTCGTCCCCGAACGCCGCAACAAGCACGTTGCTGTGTCCTTGCCTGGTGACAAAGCCTATGAAGTGCTGGCTAAGGGCTCTGGTAAGCAAGAAGTCGCCTCCACCATGGCTTTTGTGCGTCTCCTCAAAGAACTCATGAAAGACAAAGAGTTCGGACACCGCGTTGTTCCGATCATCCCGGATGAAGCACGCACATTTGGTTTGGATGCGATCTTCCCCACCGCGAAGATCTTCAACACCCTGGGCCAAAACTACTTGGCTGTGGACCGCGACCTCATGCTGTCCTACAAGGAATCAGAGTCCGGCCAGATCATGCACACCGGCATCAACGAAGCCGGTTCCGCTGCCGCATTCCAAACGGTTGGTACGTCATACGCAACGCACGGTGAACCACTGGTTCCGTTCTACATCTTCTACTCGATGTTCGGATTCCAACGCACTGGCGACCAGTTCTGGGCTGCCGGAGACCAACTCACCCGTGGGTTTATCATCGGTGCGACCGCCGGCCGCACCACCCTCACCGGTGAAGGAACACAACACGCCGACGGTCACTCACCACTTCTCGCGGGAACAAACACCGCGGTTGTGCAGTACGACCCAGCATACGGGTACGAAATTCGGCACATTGTCCGTGACGGTCTCAAACGCATGTACGACGAGTCCGACCCACGTGACCCCAACATCATGTACTACCTCACGGTGTACAACGAACCTATGCCACAACCAGCTGAGCCCGACAACGTAGACGTGGACGGAATCCTGCGCGGAATCCACCGCGTGTCCGTAGGACAAGGCGATGGGCCACGCGTCCAACTTCTTGCCTCCGGTGTGGGTGTGCCCTGGGCTTTGGAAGCTCAAGAACTCCTCGCCAACGACTGGGGTGTCGCAGCTGACGTGTGGTCGGTGACATCATGGAACGAGTTGCGTCGCGACGGTTTAGCCGCCGACCAGCACAACTTCCTCCACCCCGACCAAGAGCCACGCGAGGCCTACCTCACCCAAAAGCTCAAGGACGCGCAAGGTCCATTCATCGCCACCAGCGACTACGACCACCTGGTCCAAGACCAAGTACGGACGTGGATCCCCGGCGACTACGCCGTCCTTGGTGCTGACGGATTCGGGTTCTCCGACACCCGTGCAGCAGCACGCCGTTACTTCAAGATCGATGGACCATCCGTGGTCGTGCGCGCACTGCAAGAACTTGCACGCCGCGGTGAGGTCTCCCGTGACCTCCAAGCCCAAGCGATCACCAAGTACGACCTGCACAATGTTGCGGCTGGAACCTCAGGGTCTGTCGGCGGCGACGCCTAA
- a CDS encoding PucR family transcriptional regulator: MTSPVTSSGDTAGPIPASPANQQRVREGAGLLTSAALKRLDEDLPWYRALPREERQWVGLVAQQGITAFIDWYTSAGKSGRDPGEMFSVAPQDLTRSISLQHTLQIVRCAVEVVEAYSDRLAAPGQERDLREAVLRYSREVAFEAAEVYARAAEVRGAWDARLEALVVDAIVRGDRDKSLRSRVSTLGWSGTGHVVVMVGSTASAFDDVKSADLRRATRRIFDDVLVGIQGDRLVLVLGGSGDLIAAAESLAQRFGPGPVIIGPVVAGLDDAPRSAAAALAGLEAVPAWPGAPRPVSADELLPERMLVGDPLARAALVTQAFEPLSASGGALLETLSAYLGTGRSLEGAARDLYVHPNTVRYRLRKVAELTGWDPLDARESFVLQVALAAGRLPAPH; encoded by the coding sequence ATGACATCCCCAGTGACTTCGAGCGGCGACACAGCAGGTCCTATTCCTGCGTCTCCTGCGAACCAGCAGCGCGTCCGTGAGGGTGCAGGTCTGCTCACATCAGCTGCATTGAAGCGTCTTGATGAGGATCTTCCCTGGTACCGTGCGCTACCGCGGGAAGAACGACAATGGGTTGGGTTAGTAGCCCAACAAGGTATTACCGCGTTTATTGATTGGTACACCTCGGCGGGTAAGTCGGGGCGTGACCCAGGTGAGATGTTTTCTGTCGCGCCCCAAGACTTAACCCGCTCCATTTCGCTGCAACACACACTGCAAATTGTGCGGTGTGCGGTGGAAGTGGTGGAAGCCTACAGTGACCGATTAGCTGCCCCCGGCCAAGAACGAGATTTACGTGAAGCAGTGCTGCGGTATTCACGTGAGGTCGCGTTTGAGGCTGCTGAGGTGTATGCGCGTGCTGCGGAAGTGCGTGGCGCGTGGGATGCCCGGCTTGAGGCGCTGGTTGTTGATGCGATTGTGCGCGGTGACCGAGATAAGTCGCTTCGATCCCGAGTGTCAACACTCGGGTGGTCAGGCACCGGGCATGTTGTTGTCATGGTGGGGTCAACGGCGTCTGCCTTTGACGACGTCAAGTCAGCAGATCTTCGCCGCGCGACCAGGCGCATCTTTGACGACGTCCTCGTGGGGATTCAAGGCGACCGGCTCGTGCTTGTTCTTGGCGGCTCCGGTGACTTAATCGCTGCAGCAGAGTCCCTTGCCCAACGTTTTGGTCCCGGCCCGGTCATTATTGGCCCGGTCGTTGCTGGGCTTGACGATGCGCCTCGTAGCGCCGCTGCTGCCCTGGCTGGTCTTGAGGCAGTGCCGGCGTGGCCTGGCGCTCCCCGTCCGGTCAGTGCAGATGAGCTCCTTCCTGAGCGGATGCTCGTGGGCGACCCGTTGGCGCGCGCCGCCCTGGTCACCCAAGCGTTTGAACCGTTGTCCGCCTCGGGTGGGGCGTTACTAGAGACCCTGTCCGCCTACCTTGGTACCGGCCGTTCCCTGGAGGGCGCGGCACGTGACCTGTATGTTCACCCCAACACGGTACGTTATCGGTTGCGCAAGGTCGCGGAGTTGACGGGCTGGGATCCTCTCGATGCGCGTGAGTCGTTTGTTCTTCAAGTCGCGTTAGCAGCGGGTCGGCTCCCCGCACCTCATTAG
- a CDS encoding ACP S-malonyltransferase yields MLAVVCPGQGSQTPAMLEPWLTLPSVREFLGELSEASGVDLIAHGTTSDADTIRDTAVAQPLIVASSLMAWHALTHGKTTATPHVVAGHSVGEFAASALAGVMTNAQATALVTHRARAMAQAASAHATGMTAVVGGQPDDVLASIAAAGLTPANMNSPQQVVAAGSLDGIAALQASPPARARVIALQVAGAFHTEFMAPAQDAFRDVARGWPVADPTLTLLSNRDGRAFTDGAHGYGRGQDMLDSLVHQITSPVRWDLCQHTLADLGVTGVLELAPGGVLTGLAKRTLKGVATCAISSPDDLPTAHDFITEHA; encoded by the coding sequence GTGCTTGCAGTTGTATGCCCGGGGCAGGGCTCCCAGACTCCCGCCATGCTTGAGCCATGGCTGACATTGCCATCCGTGCGTGAGTTCCTCGGCGAACTCAGCGAGGCGAGCGGTGTCGACCTTATCGCGCACGGAACCACCTCGGATGCGGACACGATTCGCGACACTGCCGTTGCCCAACCACTGATTGTGGCCAGTTCGTTGATGGCGTGGCACGCCCTCACGCACGGTAAGACCACGGCCACACCCCACGTTGTGGCCGGTCACTCCGTTGGTGAGTTTGCTGCAAGTGCACTTGCTGGCGTGATGACGAACGCGCAAGCAACAGCGCTCGTGACCCACCGTGCGCGCGCGATGGCGCAGGCAGCTAGCGCCCACGCGACCGGTATGACCGCTGTTGTGGGTGGTCAACCAGATGATGTGCTTGCCAGTATCGCCGCCGCTGGTTTGACCCCCGCGAACATGAACTCCCCACAGCAAGTTGTTGCGGCGGGTTCGCTCGATGGCATCGCCGCCCTTCAGGCGTCACCCCCCGCTCGGGCACGGGTCATCGCGTTGCAGGTCGCTGGTGCCTTTCACACCGAGTTCATGGCTCCCGCACAAGACGCGTTCCGTGACGTTGCACGCGGCTGGCCGGTTGCTGACCCAACACTGACTTTGCTCAGCAACCGTGATGGCCGCGCTTTCACCGACGGCGCCCACGGGTACGGTCGCGGACAGGACATGCTCGATTCCCTTGTCCACCAAATCACCTCACCGGTTCGCTGGGATTTGTGCCAGCACACTCTCGCAGACCTTGGGGTCACCGGTGTCCTTGAACTCGCACCAGGCGGGGTATTAACTGGGCTCGCGAAACGTACTCTGAAGGGTGTGGCAACCTGTGCTATCTCTTCACCCGACGACCTTCCTACCGCTCACGACTTCATCACCGAACACGCCTGA
- a CDS encoding beta-ketoacyl-ACP synthase III, which yields MATLTQAQGSPFSRIYGFGAYRGDNVVTNDDIAGPIDSSDEWIRQRTGIVTRRRAHTEESVIDLAVRAARDVLATTGIDPSDIGAVIMSTVTYFHQTPAAAAIVAEKIGATPAAAFDISAACAGYTYGVAQADALVRAGTARYVLVIGAEKMSDFIDPTDRSISFLLGDGAGAVIVGPSDQPGIGKTVWGADGTKANLIYQTHSWQELNANPDLGWPTLRQDGPSVFKWASFTMAPIAKEAIAAAGLTPDDIDVFVPHQANMRIIDQLIKQIKLPDHVVVGRDIADTGNTSAASIPLATHRLLSEGQAKSGDLCLQIGFGAGLAYAAQVIALP from the coding sequence ATGGCAACGCTCACTCAAGCACAAGGCTCCCCCTTTTCCCGCATCTACGGTTTTGGTGCCTACCGGGGGGACAACGTCGTCACGAACGACGATATTGCTGGCCCTATTGATTCCTCCGATGAATGGATCCGGCAACGGACCGGCATTGTCACCCGGCGCCGGGCGCATACTGAGGAATCAGTCATTGATCTTGCTGTTCGCGCCGCCCGCGACGTGTTGGCCACCACGGGTATTGATCCGTCCGACATTGGTGCGGTCATCATGTCCACAGTCACGTACTTCCACCAAACACCGGCTGCGGCAGCAATCGTTGCCGAGAAAATCGGGGCAACACCTGCAGCAGCGTTCGATATTTCCGCTGCGTGCGCCGGGTACACGTACGGTGTTGCACAAGCAGATGCGCTGGTACGGGCCGGAACAGCACGGTACGTTCTGGTCATCGGCGCCGAAAAAATGTCGGACTTCATTGACCCCACGGACCGGTCAATTTCGTTTCTCCTAGGAGATGGCGCCGGCGCAGTCATTGTAGGGCCTTCAGACCAGCCTGGAATCGGAAAAACCGTGTGGGGCGCTGATGGCACAAAAGCAAACCTCATTTACCAGACCCACTCATGGCAAGAACTCAACGCAAACCCCGACCTCGGGTGGCCAACACTGCGCCAGGACGGTCCTTCAGTGTTCAAATGGGCGTCGTTTACCATGGCACCTATCGCCAAAGAAGCGATCGCAGCCGCCGGCCTGACACCCGATGACATTGATGTGTTTGTCCCCCACCAAGCCAATATGCGTATCATCGACCAGTTGATTAAGCAGATCAAACTGCCCGATCACGTTGTTGTCGGCCGTGACATCGCCGACACAGGGAACACCTCTGCAGCATCGATCCCTCTTGCCACCCACAGACTCCTGTCCGAAGGGCAAGCAAAGTCAGGGGATCTATGCCTCCAAATAGGGTTTGGCGCAGGTCTCGCCTACGCGGCGCAGGTCATCGCCCTTCCATGA
- a CDS encoding acyl carrier protein, giving the protein MAHTEQDVLAGLAEIVAEETGLAVETVTAEKSFVDDLDIDSLSIMTIVTHAEDKFDVTIPDEAAKDFTTVGDAVNYIVSAQG; this is encoded by the coding sequence ATGGCACACACCGAACAAGACGTTCTCGCAGGTCTTGCCGAAATCGTCGCTGAAGAAACTGGTCTTGCTGTTGAGACCGTCACCGCTGAAAAGTCGTTCGTTGACGACCTCGACATCGATTCCCTGTCCATTATGACCATCGTCACCCACGCTGAAGACAAGTTCGACGTGACCATCCCTGATGAAGCTGCGAAAGACTTCACCACTGTGGGCGACGCCGTGAACTACATCGTCAGCGCTCAGGGCTGA